The following proteins come from a genomic window of Limnohabitans sp. 103DPR2:
- a CDS encoding DsbA family protein, whose amino-acid sequence MSFRSLKSWLMPVISQRFLSRERLLALRRQAEQKRQSQSRPHVLHFFHQVDDPYSQLLAQAIPLLKSRYAVSILQHVVGEPDDSAVPEREMLKAYSQLDASRLASHYGLRFPEAVEPVHTPKPTAESLLASHRLRKTWGHYLSGMIYYEGEWYWGIDRLHHLESRLTDLGLSTQKKSHPQQRSAPLFVTQQYQPLRNVPEGTSIDFYFSLRSPYSAISVAKVFDWAKANGVQVNLKYVLPMVMRGLPVPAEKRKYISLDTAREAHLQNVPFGRLNDPVGKPTERGLALIPFAQMHQLAESYIQSFMQGVWSEGLDAGTDAHLKIMVGRAGLNWEAAKDILKSKANDAHWRAVAEQNRQAMLAMGLWGVPSFRFEETAVWGQDRFWVIEKAMHAEFDPPTPA is encoded by the coding sequence ATGTCCTTTCGCAGTTTAAAAAGTTGGCTGATGCCCGTCATCAGCCAACGTTTTTTATCTCGCGAAAGATTGTTGGCCCTGCGCCGTCAAGCAGAACAAAAAAGACAATCGCAAAGTCGGCCCCATGTGCTGCACTTTTTCCATCAGGTCGACGATCCCTATTCACAATTGTTGGCGCAGGCCATACCGCTGCTGAAGTCGCGCTATGCCGTCTCCATCTTGCAGCATGTGGTGGGCGAGCCGGATGACTCCGCGGTGCCTGAACGTGAAATGCTGAAGGCATACAGTCAACTTGACGCATCACGCTTGGCATCTCACTACGGCTTGCGTTTTCCTGAGGCCGTCGAACCTGTTCACACGCCCAAACCCACCGCCGAGTCACTGTTAGCGTCTCATCGCTTGCGCAAAACTTGGGGCCACTACCTCAGTGGCATGATTTATTACGAAGGCGAATGGTATTGGGGCATTGACCGCTTGCACCACCTTGAATCGCGTCTAACCGATTTGGGTTTGTCGACGCAAAAAAAATCGCACCCCCAACAGCGCAGCGCACCCCTCTTTGTCACTCAGCAATACCAGCCCTTGCGCAATGTGCCTGAAGGCACCAGCATCGACTTCTACTTCTCTTTGCGAAGCCCTTACTCAGCCATCAGTGTGGCCAAAGTGTTTGACTGGGCCAAAGCCAATGGCGTGCAAGTGAATTTGAAATACGTGTTGCCCATGGTGATGCGCGGTCTGCCCGTCCCCGCCGAAAAAAGAAAATACATCAGCTTAGATACAGCGCGAGAAGCACACCTTCAGAACGTGCCCTTTGGCCGCTTGAACGATCCTGTTGGCAAGCCCACCGAACGCGGTTTGGCTCTGATCCCTTTTGCCCAAATGCACCAATTGGCTGAAAGCTACATTCAATCCTTCATGCAAGGCGTTTGGTCTGAAGGTTTGGATGCCGGCACAGACGCGCATTTGAAAATCATGGTCGGGCGCGCAGGCCTGAATTGGGAAGCTGCCAAAGACATCCTGAAAAGCAAAGCCAATGACGCGCATTGGCGTGCTGTGGCCGAGCAAAACAGACAAGCCATGCTGGCCATGGGCCTGTGGGGCGTGCCGTCCTTCCGATTCGAAGAAACAGCTGTGTGGGGGCAAGACCGCTTTTGGGTGATCGAAAAAGCCATGCACGCTGAGTTTGACCCTCCAACACCCGCTTGA
- the ftsY gene encoding signal recognition particle-docking protein FtsY encodes MFSFFRSKPKPDAAEAPPSAPQTQALQAPSEPVVAAEVAPQARQSWLSKLKAGLRKTGGSIAAVFTGTQIDDALYEELETALLMADTGVKATEFLLNDLKARVKAAKATDPSAVKGLLIDAITDMLMPLQKQLQIGDQKPMVLMVAGVNGAGKTTSIGKLTHHLADQGASVLLAAADTFRAAAREQLAVWAQRNTVEIISQEGGDPAAVSFDAVSAGKARGRDVVLVDTAGRLPTQLHLMEELKKIKRVVQKADAQAPHEVLLVIDGNTGQNALTQVKAFDEALGLTGLIVTKLDGTAKGGVLCAIAREKPIPVYFIGVGEQLDDLQTFDAHEFAQALLN; translated from the coding sequence ATGTTCAGTTTCTTTCGCTCCAAACCCAAACCAGACGCTGCCGAAGCGCCCCCATCTGCGCCCCAAACGCAGGCGCTGCAAGCACCTTCTGAGCCTGTGGTGGCCGCTGAAGTAGCCCCGCAAGCTCGTCAATCTTGGCTGAGCAAACTCAAAGCAGGTCTGCGCAAAACAGGGGGCAGCATTGCCGCCGTTTTCACAGGCACCCAAATTGACGATGCGCTGTACGAAGAATTAGAAACCGCCTTGCTCATGGCCGATACAGGGGTGAAGGCCACAGAGTTTTTGTTGAATGATTTGAAAGCGCGCGTCAAAGCCGCTAAAGCCACCGACCCTTCCGCCGTCAAAGGACTTTTGATTGACGCCATCACCGACATGCTGATGCCGCTGCAAAAACAATTGCAAATTGGCGACCAAAAACCCATGGTGCTGATGGTGGCAGGTGTGAATGGTGCTGGCAAAACCACTTCCATTGGCAAACTGACGCACCACTTGGCAGACCAAGGCGCCAGCGTGTTATTGGCTGCCGCTGATACCTTCCGCGCTGCTGCGCGCGAGCAATTGGCGGTGTGGGCGCAACGCAATACGGTGGAGATCATCAGCCAAGAAGGTGGCGATCCTGCGGCCGTCAGCTTTGACGCCGTGTCTGCAGGCAAAGCACGTGGCCGAGATGTGGTGTTGGTCGACACAGCAGGTCGCTTACCGACACAACTCCACCTCATGGAAGAGTTGAAAAAAATCAAACGTGTGGTGCAAAAGGCCGATGCGCAAGCACCCCACGAAGTGCTGCTGGTGATCGATGGCAACACGGGGCAAAACGCGCTCACGCAAGTCAAAGCTTTTGATGAAGCCTTGGGTCTGACGGGCTTGATCGTCACCAAACTGGATGGCACCGCCAAAGGCGGCGTGCTGTGCGCCATTGCCCGCGAAAAACCCATTCCGGTTTATTTCATTGGTGTGGGCGAACAACTCGACGATTTGCAAACCTTTGATGCGCATGAATTTGCGCAGGCTTTGCTCAACTAA
- a CDS encoding formylglycine-generating enzyme family protein: MQKSRLYLWLGGFCVALIAVVAWQFKPADTKEIVATGKLQCDLPAPDAKAPHPGMVWVPPGKFDMGDSVYAEEKPVRNVQVKGFWMDRTEVTNQEFADFVKATGYVTVAERPVDPKLHASLPEVMRQAGAVVFKMPSQLTRGDDPSQWWQYVPGANWQHPAGPATSIEKHGHFPVVHITYEDALAYAKWKGRTLPTEAQWEWAARAGANELPSQHDQPASANTWQGIFPMANSAEDGFAGLAPVGCYGANAWGLFDMIGNVWELTADVFVAERSTPAKGQGLDPDAAQQPPVFKAGTPQARVIKGGSFLCAPNYCMRYRAGSRQPQEEDLAVSHLGFRTILQP; encoded by the coding sequence ATGCAGAAGTCGCGCTTGTATTTGTGGTTGGGTGGCTTTTGCGTCGCATTGATCGCAGTTGTGGCTTGGCAATTTAAACCTGCCGACACAAAAGAAATTGTTGCTACCGGCAAATTGCAATGTGATTTACCTGCACCCGATGCCAAGGCACCTCACCCTGGCATGGTGTGGGTTCCACCAGGGAAGTTCGACATGGGCGACAGCGTGTATGCCGAAGAAAAGCCCGTGCGCAATGTGCAAGTCAAAGGCTTTTGGATGGACCGCACCGAAGTCACCAACCAAGAGTTTGCAGACTTTGTCAAAGCCACGGGCTATGTCACCGTGGCCGAGCGCCCGGTGGACCCCAAGCTGCACGCCAGCTTGCCCGAAGTCATGCGCCAAGCAGGCGCGGTGGTTTTCAAAATGCCGAGCCAACTGACGCGGGGTGACGATCCAAGTCAATGGTGGCAATACGTGCCTGGGGCCAACTGGCAACACCCCGCAGGGCCTGCCACAAGCATCGAAAAGCATGGGCATTTTCCAGTCGTTCACATCACTTACGAAGACGCATTGGCGTATGCCAAATGGAAAGGCCGCACCCTGCCGACTGAGGCGCAGTGGGAATGGGCCGCGCGTGCAGGCGCCAATGAATTGCCAAGTCAGCACGACCAACCGGCCAGTGCCAACACGTGGCAAGGTATTTTTCCCATGGCCAATTCTGCAGAAGATGGCTTTGCTGGCCTTGCCCCTGTAGGCTGTTATGGTGCCAATGCTTGGGGCCTGTTTGACATGATTGGCAACGTGTGGGAACTGACGGCCGATGTGTTTGTGGCTGAGCGATCGACCCCAGCGAAGGGTCAAGGCTTGGACCCCGATGCCGCACAACAACCACCGGTGTTCAAAGCAGGCACGCCGCAAGCCCGCGTCATCAAAGGGGGCTCCTTCTTGTGCGCCCCCAACTATTGCATGCGCTACCGCGCAGGTTCCCGGCAGCCGCAAGAAGAAGATTTGGCCGTGAGCCATTTGGGTTTTAGGACCATCTTGCAACCCTGA
- a CDS encoding NAD(P)/FAD-dependent oxidoreductase, producing MNFFETSRQVTVLGAGMVGVSCALALQAKGWHVTLVDQRNPGEATSAGNAGVLSRSSLLPFNRPGLWQSLPRMLLRPGPSLQVRPSALAHFDFMWRFLWHARRQSFDITTVALDGLIQLSAQTHKAWLAQSAVQHRLRENGWLWLFQNDAAWRGSAFSREVLQEFSVAAQALHGQDIQSLEPHLSSQFQHALWIQDASSVDNPGEVVKAYANQFVKQGGVFHQSEVRALQKQPQGWQYLDASGSSHWAPNVVLAMGPWSESLLKASQFPSDFKAHMAFERGYHRHFKPVAGVTLQRPVYDTAGAYVLSPMVNAEGAPVLRMTTGVELAGRDAALNPQQLEAAENAARRAIPLKEAVEGSDWLGSRPTTPDSRPVIGEMPQCPGLWLAFGHQHIGFSTGPGTGVLLAELMAGESTSINPEAFSPARFS from the coding sequence ATGAATTTCTTCGAGACCAGTCGGCAAGTCACAGTGCTCGGTGCGGGCATGGTGGGCGTGTCGTGCGCGTTGGCTTTGCAGGCCAAGGGTTGGCATGTCACCTTGGTCGATCAGCGCAACCCTGGCGAAGCAACTTCGGCTGGCAATGCGGGTGTGTTGTCGCGCAGTTCGCTGTTGCCCTTTAATCGTCCTGGACTTTGGCAAAGCTTGCCGCGCATGCTGCTCAGGCCGGGCCCCAGCTTGCAAGTGCGCCCCAGTGCTTTGGCGCACTTTGATTTCATGTGGCGATTTTTGTGGCATGCCAGACGCCAATCGTTTGACATCACCACCGTGGCATTGGATGGCTTGATTCAGTTGTCTGCCCAGACCCACAAAGCGTGGTTAGCGCAGTCCGCTGTGCAGCATCGATTGCGCGAGAACGGATGGCTCTGGTTGTTCCAAAACGATGCAGCATGGCGTGGCAGTGCCTTTTCGCGAGAAGTTTTGCAAGAATTTTCGGTGGCTGCACAAGCGCTGCATGGCCAAGACATTCAATCTTTAGAGCCCCACCTTTCAAGCCAATTCCAACATGCACTGTGGATTCAAGATGCATCTTCAGTCGACAACCCGGGAGAGGTGGTCAAGGCCTATGCCAATCAGTTTGTGAAACAGGGCGGTGTATTCCATCAATCCGAGGTGCGCGCATTGCAGAAACAGCCACAAGGTTGGCAATACTTAGATGCCAGTGGTTCTTCCCACTGGGCACCCAACGTGGTGTTGGCCATGGGGCCATGGTCCGAGAGTTTGCTCAAGGCCAGTCAGTTTCCATCCGACTTCAAAGCCCACATGGCCTTTGAGAGGGGGTATCACCGTCATTTCAAACCCGTGGCAGGCGTGACTTTGCAACGGCCGGTGTACGACACGGCAGGGGCTTATGTGCTGTCGCCCATGGTCAATGCCGAAGGGGCGCCAGTCCTCAGAATGACCACTGGTGTGGAGTTGGCGGGGCGCGATGCAGCCCTCAACCCTCAGCAATTGGAAGCTGCAGAAAACGCAGCGCGACGCGCCATTCCACTCAAAGAAGCGGTAGAGGGTTCCGATTGGCTGGGCTCACGTCCCACCACGCCCGACAGTCGACCCGTGATTGGCGAGATGCCGCAGTGCCCGGGCTTGTGGCTTGCATTTGGTCACCAGCACATCGGCTTTAGCACGGGGCCGGGCACCGGTGTGTTGTTGGCTGAGTTGATGGCTGGCGAAAGTACCAGCATCAACCCTGAAGCTTTCAGTCCAGCGCGTTTTAGTTGA
- a CDS encoding DUF1254 domain-containing protein, whose translation MYSVKSTGQRVGVFMLGTVIVIAALLALLKDKIMLGAEAYLYGYPLVMMETTRVHSGQFIGPENQLRLVRQFPDANFKDVVRPNVDTLYTTAFISMKDGPWVFEMPANTERYELMPFMDAWTNVFASPGTRTSGTAAATYLLTGPGWQGDVPVGMQRLQSPTDMVWLIGRTQTNGVADYARVHRLQDRLRLKKLGPDNKPNASTPDAWQRSTMPAVPPVVQMRNMATADFYEHLMGLMVANPASADDAPMLQRLAAVQLVPGQAVRLNALNKACFALGRWLADYKVHKVLSTKATDGTWSSPPLNLGAYGTDYNTRAAVAMVGLGANLPQDALYPNTSLDHEGKQLMGDQRYRLHFKANQLPPVKAFWSITAYGADEFLIDNPLKRYALGDRDALSFNADGSLDIWIQAQAPDTPAKRSNWLPVKDQAPFLLNARLYLPKDDALNGGWKMPAVERLH comes from the coding sequence ATGTACTCTGTCAAATCAACTGGCCAACGCGTTGGGGTCTTCATGCTTGGCACGGTGATCGTGATCGCAGCCTTGCTAGCCCTGCTCAAAGACAAAATCATGTTGGGTGCCGAGGCATATTTGTACGGGTACCCCTTGGTGATGATGGAAACCACACGCGTGCACAGTGGCCAGTTCATCGGACCCGAAAACCAGTTGCGCTTGGTGAGACAGTTTCCCGATGCCAACTTCAAGGATGTGGTTCGCCCCAACGTTGACACGCTGTACACCACTGCTTTCATCAGCATGAAAGACGGACCCTGGGTGTTTGAAATGCCCGCCAACACAGAACGTTACGAATTGATGCCGTTCATGGACGCTTGGACCAACGTGTTTGCATCACCAGGCACGCGCACCAGTGGAACGGCTGCAGCCACTTATTTGTTGACCGGCCCCGGATGGCAAGGTGACGTTCCTGTGGGCATGCAAAGGCTCCAATCCCCAACCGACATGGTCTGGCTGATTGGCCGCACGCAAACAAATGGCGTGGCCGACTATGCAAGAGTTCACCGTTTGCAAGACCGATTGCGATTGAAAAAATTAGGGCCTGACAACAAGCCCAACGCAAGCACGCCAGATGCATGGCAGCGCAGCACGATGCCCGCTGTGCCACCTGTTGTGCAGATGCGCAACATGGCCACGGCAGATTTTTACGAGCATTTGATGGGCTTGATGGTGGCCAACCCTGCCTCCGCAGACGATGCGCCCATGCTGCAACGTTTGGCCGCTGTGCAATTGGTCCCAGGCCAAGCGGTCCGTTTGAATGCCTTGAACAAAGCATGTTTTGCGCTGGGCCGCTGGCTGGCCGACTACAAAGTACACAAGGTCTTGAGCACCAAAGCCACCGATGGCACGTGGTCCTCCCCGCCCTTGAATCTGGGTGCCTATGGTACCGACTACAACACACGTGCTGCAGTGGCCATGGTGGGTTTAGGCGCCAACCTGCCGCAAGATGCGCTGTACCCCAATACCAGCTTGGACCATGAAGGCAAACAGCTGATGGGCGATCAACGTTACCGCCTGCATTTCAAGGCCAATCAATTGCCACCCGTCAAAGCTTTCTGGTCCATCACCGCTTACGGTGCGGATGAGTTTTTGATCGATAACCCCCTCAAGCGCTATGCCTTGGGCGACAGAGATGCACTTAGCTTCAATGCCGATGGCTCACTGGACATTTGGATACAGGCGCAAGCGCCTGACACCCCTGCAAAGCGCAGCAATTGGCTGCCCGTGAAAGATCAAGCGCCTTTCTTGCTCAATGCCCGCCTTTATTTGCCGAAAGACGATGCACTGAATGGTGGCTGGAAAATGCCCGCCGTTGAGCGTCTGCACTGA
- the coaD gene encoding pantetheine-phosphate adenylyltransferase, translated as MSRSVTAVYSGTFDPITLGHEDVVYRAAQMFDKVVVAVAAAHHKKTLFSLDERLALAKDVTQDLGNVEVVSFTGLLCDFVHSQGARVIVRGLRSVTDYDYETQMAGMNRHLAPEVDTIFLHTSASVQHISSTLVREISTLGGKVDGLVSPAVLKALQAKR; from the coding sequence ATGAGTCGCTCAGTCACTGCCGTTTATTCTGGAACCTTCGACCCCATTACTTTGGGTCACGAAGATGTGGTGTACCGCGCTGCGCAAATGTTTGACAAGGTGGTGGTGGCGGTGGCTGCTGCGCATCACAAAAAAACCTTGTTCAGCTTGGACGAGCGACTGGCCTTAGCCAAAGACGTGACCCAAGATCTAGGCAATGTTGAAGTGGTGTCGTTCACAGGCTTGCTGTGCGACTTTGTGCACAGCCAAGGTGCTCGCGTCATTGTGCGCGGATTGCGTTCGGTCACCGATTACGACTACGAAACACAAATGGCCGGCATGAACCGCCACTTGGCGCCCGAAGTAGACACCATCTTCTTGCACACCAGCGCTTCAGTTCAGCACATCAGCAGCACCTTGGTGCGTGAAATTTCGACGCTCGGTGGCAAAGTGGACGGCTTGGTTTCGCCAGCGGTGCTGAAGGCACTGCAAGCTAAACGTTAA
- a CDS encoding TetR/AcrR family transcriptional regulator → MNRKPTAQEASRLTRDDWLDEAFKAVVDGGFDNVKVLSLAEKLKVTRGSFYWHFTDHADLINSLLMRWKVAQLELDAKLKLQQSGDALKDLDLVVDAAFLQAGSELENLRFEQAMRALSHHNPVAAQLLVEVDANRMDLFQSKFLVLVKDATKARDLAALLYLSIAGGFQALSRPANPPNIRAYFRTLISHYLVAKQVN, encoded by the coding sequence ATGAATCGAAAACCCACAGCCCAAGAAGCATCGCGCCTGACCCGGGATGATTGGCTGGACGAGGCTTTCAAAGCGGTGGTGGATGGCGGCTTTGACAACGTCAAAGTCCTTTCCTTGGCCGAAAAACTCAAAGTGACACGTGGCAGTTTTTATTGGCACTTCACCGACCACGCCGATCTGATCAACAGTTTGCTGATGCGCTGGAAAGTGGCGCAATTGGAGTTGGACGCCAAATTGAAATTGCAGCAAAGCGGTGACGCGCTGAAGGATTTGGACTTGGTCGTGGATGCTGCTTTTCTTCAGGCGGGTTCCGAATTGGAAAACTTGCGTTTTGAACAAGCCATGCGCGCACTCAGCCATCACAACCCAGTGGCAGCGCAATTGTTGGTTGAGGTTGATGCCAATCGCATGGACTTGTTTCAGTCCAAATTTTTGGTGTTGGTGAAAGATGCCACCAAAGCGCGTGATTTGGCAGCGCTGCTTTATTTGTCCATTGCAGGAGGCTTTCAAGCATTAAGCCGTCCGGCCAATCCTCCCAACATCCGCGCCTATTTTCGAACACTCATTTCACATTACTTGGTGGCCAAACAAGTGAACTGA
- the rsmD gene encoding 16S rRNA (guanine(966)-N(2))-methyltransferase RsmD, whose translation MRTKPLNKTPTVAKAVTGSPSHELRIIGGQWKRSKIKVIDKPGLRPTPDRVRETLFNWLGQDLTDWRCVDAFAGTGALGFEAASRGAKSVLMLEQDAQLVGLLGETQKRLSATAVQVQKGDAMMALQRLAPGSLDVIFLDPPFDGAHFEKALQASAQAVVPGGWVYLEAPVAWQAEALANCGLQPVKYMKAGAVHAHLLQRPIEG comes from the coding sequence ATGAGAACCAAACCCCTCAACAAGACTCCCACCGTGGCCAAGGCTGTCACAGGATCGCCCTCGCACGAGTTGCGAATCATTGGCGGCCAATGGAAACGCAGCAAAATCAAAGTCATCGACAAACCAGGTCTGCGGCCCACGCCAGACCGTGTGCGTGAAACCTTGTTCAATTGGTTGGGCCAAGACCTCACGGACTGGCGCTGTGTAGACGCCTTTGCGGGTACGGGTGCACTGGGTTTTGAAGCAGCTTCACGCGGTGCCAAGTCTGTGCTGATGTTGGAACAAGACGCCCAATTGGTGGGCTTGTTGGGTGAAACTCAAAAACGTTTGTCGGCCACAGCAGTGCAAGTTCAAAAAGGCGATGCCATGATGGCCCTTCAGCGCCTTGCGCCCGGCAGCCTCGATGTGATCTTTCTAGACCCCCCCTTTGACGGCGCTCATTTTGAAAAAGCCTTGCAGGCCTCTGCCCAAGCGGTGGTGCCCGGCGGGTGGGTTTATTTGGAAGCGCCTGTGGCATGGCAGGCTGAGGCGCTTGCCAACTGCGGTTTGCAGCCCGTCAAATACATGAAGGCGGGTGCTGTGCATGCCCATTTGCTACAACGGCCCATCGAGGGATAA
- the recJ gene encoding single-stranded-DNA-specific exonuclease RecJ, producing the protein MQILTRDVPPRTAWTLEQAGVHPLLSRLFAARGIQSPDELDDGLAKLLPPQTLKGTEAAANLLADAIAAQKRLCIVADYDCDGATACAVGLRGLRMLGAQHVSYIVPDRVVDGYGLTAPIAQRVQQAGADVLITVDNGIASMEGVAQAQALGLQVLVTDHHLPAATLPSADVIVNPNQPGCSFESKALAGVGVMFYVLLALRAELRKRGLFTAETQPKLDALLPLVALGTVADVVKLDNNNRRLVAQGLKRIRAGAMPTGMLALFKAAGRDARVATTFDFGFALGPRINAAGRLSDMTLGIECLSTDDAARADELARQLDSINRERRDIEGDMRQQAMEIAESLMDDSEEPPPAICVFDPDFHEGVVGIVASRIKDKFHRPCFVFAASNAPGKEHELKGSGRSIPGFHLRDALDLMVKKHPHLLLRFGGHAMAAGCTIEEEHLELFEACFMEVAAQLLSPATLQRKLETDGPLDAQYRRAEFVDVMHKEVWGQGFAPPVFSDEVEVVSQRLVGEKHLALKLKHQGQPVDGIWFGRIEPLPARVKLAYRLDVDEWQGQKRVRFMVEAAEL; encoded by the coding sequence TTGCAAATTTTGACGCGCGATGTACCGCCGCGTACAGCGTGGACGCTGGAACAAGCCGGTGTTCACCCCTTGCTGTCCCGCTTGTTTGCCGCTAGGGGCATTCAAAGTCCAGATGAACTTGACGATGGTTTGGCCAAACTCTTGCCCCCCCAGACCTTAAAAGGCACAGAAGCTGCAGCCAACTTGTTGGCCGATGCCATCGCCGCTCAAAAACGTCTGTGCATCGTGGCCGATTACGACTGCGATGGCGCCACGGCTTGTGCTGTTGGCCTGCGCGGCTTGCGCATGCTGGGTGCGCAACACGTGAGCTACATCGTGCCCGACCGTGTGGTCGATGGCTATGGCCTCACGGCCCCCATTGCACAGCGCGTTCAACAAGCAGGCGCCGATGTGTTGATCACCGTGGACAACGGCATCGCCAGCATGGAAGGCGTGGCACAAGCGCAAGCTTTGGGATTGCAAGTGTTGGTCACCGACCACCATCTGCCTGCCGCCACATTGCCAAGCGCCGATGTCATCGTCAACCCCAATCAACCAGGCTGCAGTTTTGAAAGTAAAGCTTTGGCCGGTGTGGGCGTGATGTTTTATGTGCTGCTGGCGTTGCGCGCAGAACTGCGCAAGCGCGGCCTGTTCACAGCCGAGACACAGCCCAAACTGGATGCACTCTTGCCCTTGGTGGCCTTGGGCACCGTGGCCGATGTGGTCAAACTGGACAACAACAACCGCCGCTTGGTGGCGCAAGGCTTGAAGCGCATTCGCGCGGGCGCCATGCCCACTGGCATGTTGGCCTTGTTCAAGGCTGCAGGTCGTGATGCACGCGTGGCCACCACCTTTGACTTTGGTTTTGCACTGGGCCCACGCATCAATGCAGCGGGTCGTCTGTCTGATATGACTTTGGGCATTGAATGCCTGAGCACCGACGATGCAGCACGCGCTGATGAGTTGGCTCGTCAGCTCGACAGCATCAACCGTGAGCGCCGCGATATTGAAGGCGACATGCGCCAGCAGGCCATGGAAATTGCCGAGTCTTTGATGGACGACAGTGAAGAACCGCCACCCGCCATTTGCGTGTTCGACCCCGATTTTCATGAAGGCGTGGTGGGCATTGTGGCCTCGCGCATCAAGGACAAATTTCACCGGCCTTGTTTTGTGTTTGCGGCCAGCAATGCACCAGGCAAAGAGCACGAGCTGAAAGGCTCAGGTCGCTCCATTCCAGGTTTTCATTTGCGCGATGCCCTTGACCTGATGGTCAAGAAACACCCTCACCTGTTGTTGCGCTTTGGCGGTCACGCCATGGCGGCGGGTTGCACCATCGAAGAAGAACATTTGGAATTGTTTGAAGCTTGCTTCATGGAGGTGGCTGCACAACTTTTGTCGCCCGCCACATTGCAACGCAAACTGGAAACCGATGGCCCCTTGGATGCGCAATATCGCCGCGCCGAGTTTGTCGATGTGATGCACAAGGAAGTGTGGGGCCAAGGCTTTGCACCACCGGTGTTCAGTGACGAGGTGGAAGTGGTGTCACAACGCTTGGTAGGCGAAAAACATTTGGCCTTGAAACTCAAACACCAAGGTCAGCCTGTGGATGGCATTTGGTTTGGCCGCATTGAGCCACTGCCTGCGCGTGTGAAGTTGGCTTACCGCTTAGACGTGGACGAATGGCAAGGCCAAAAACGCGTTCGCTTCATGGTGGAAGCTGCGGAGCTTTAA
- a CDS encoding SphA family protein, with translation MIRSMHKATPRQYILASLPWVCLLACGLNAQAAESYKLRQAPVGAFGGEIAASADNPGFFGTASLTQLQIYKIADANGNNVAPSSIAPIQLNPALPYKVAFPTGSLAFNQDQTQLNLVGGYLTEGKYGDGHVAFAINVPFIQQKRTFVVTQPAGTLTPAATTPPLSAAIVGQLNAGAAQANALVQAKVLAAGANQNLETSGVGDTELSTVWVRHVDRLKVAAGVSLFVPTGSYDKNRGPNPGFGNFYTLRPGVAVTYNLNPKHSDETWDSGVTIAGRVSYGMNTRNKDTDYKSGNFIYSEGGIVKVRGDWAYGVNVFSIQQISDDTGSGATLGGNRYKTNGVGPFVSFKLPGKDAGFNLQYSDNFGGRNAIVAKSLQLRFVKAW, from the coding sequence ATGATTCGTTCCATGCACAAAGCAACACCTCGCCAGTACATTCTTGCCTCATTGCCATGGGTCTGTCTCCTAGCCTGCGGCTTGAATGCGCAAGCTGCTGAAAGTTACAAACTGCGTCAAGCCCCTGTGGGTGCATTTGGTGGTGAGATTGCGGCGTCGGCCGACAACCCCGGTTTTTTTGGCACCGCCAGCCTGACGCAATTGCAGATTTACAAAATTGCCGATGCCAATGGCAACAATGTTGCGCCCTCTTCTATTGCACCGATTCAATTGAATCCAGCACTGCCTTACAAAGTGGCGTTCCCAACAGGCAGCTTGGCCTTCAATCAAGATCAAACACAATTGAATTTGGTGGGTGGTTACCTCACCGAAGGTAAATATGGCGATGGTCACGTGGCCTTTGCCATCAACGTGCCCTTCATCCAGCAAAAGCGCACCTTTGTGGTGACGCAACCTGCAGGCACATTGACTCCCGCAGCCACAACACCTCCTTTGAGCGCTGCCATCGTAGGCCAACTCAATGCGGGTGCCGCGCAAGCCAATGCCCTGGTTCAGGCCAAAGTTTTGGCAGCTGGCGCCAATCAAAATCTTGAGACCTCTGGCGTTGGCGATACCGAGTTGTCGACGGTTTGGGTTCGTCACGTCGATCGACTCAAAGTGGCCGCAGGCGTTTCCTTGTTTGTCCCCACAGGCTCTTACGATAAAAATCGTGGCCCCAACCCAGGCTTTGGTAACTTCTACACCTTGCGTCCCGGTGTGGCCGTGACGTACAACTTGAACCCCAAGCACTCGGATGAAACATGGGACTCTGGCGTCACCATTGCAGGTCGCGTTTCTTATGGCATGAACACGCGCAACAAAGACACCGATTACAAAAGCGGCAACTTCATTTACAGCGAAGGCGGTATTGTCAAAGTTCGTGGCGATTGGGCCTATGGCGTGAATGTGTTCTCTATTCAACAAATTTCTGACGACACAGGCAGCGGCGCCACGCTGGGCGGCAATCGCTACAAAACCAATGGTGTCGGACCTTTTGTCTCCTTCAAGTTGCCCGGTAAAGACGCCGGCTTCAACTTGCAATACAGCGACAACTTTGGTGGCCGCAACGCCATCGTGGCCAAGTCATTGCAATTGCGTTTTGTGAAGGCTTGGTAA